The Nitrospirota bacterium genome has a segment encoding these proteins:
- the smpB gene encoding SsrA-binding protein SmpB, translated as MAEKKNDTPVTTNRKAFHDYFVEETYEAGLALQGTEVKSLRLGLANLTDSYAIVKNNELFLFNANIGPYPYGNIMNHEPLRTRKLLLHKEEIRKLTGKIAQKGYTLIPLKVYFVRGKAKVLIGLAKGKKAFDKRETIKEKESKREVERTVKERSR; from the coding sequence ATGGCTGAAAAGAAAAACGATACTCCGGTAACGACAAACCGCAAAGCTTTCCACGATTATTTCGTCGAAGAGACCTATGAAGCCGGGCTTGCACTCCAGGGGACCGAGGTAAAATCCTTACGTCTCGGCCTCGCCAACCTGACGGACAGCTACGCTATCGTCAAGAACAATGAGCTGTTCCTGTTTAATGCGAATATAGGCCCTTATCCCTACGGCAACATCATGAACCACGAACCGCTTCGGACGCGAAAACTGCTCCTTCATAAAGAGGAAATTCGAAAATTGACCGGAAAGATTGCCCAAAAGGGTTACACACTCATTCCGCTCAAGGTCTATTTCGTCCGCGGGAAGGCGAAAGTCCTCATCGGCCTCGCGAAGGGCAAAAAAGCATTTGATAAGCGCGAGACGATCAAGGAAAAGGAATCGAAACGCGAGGTGGAACGCACGGTGAAGGAGAGGAGCCGTTGA
- a CDS encoding dienelactone hydrolase family protein, translated as MKKNIVGLIATIIIAALAAGSAIAAPKIEGKAVEYTAGGVTMKGYLAYDANRQGKRPGVLVVHEWWGHNEYARMRARMLAEMGYSALAVDMYGDGKQAMHPDEAGKFSSEVMHHFLDTGKARFEAAMDFLKKQPTVDPDRMAAIGYCFGGGVVLNMARQGADLKAVASFHGSLAAVKPAAAGVVKAKIRVYNGADDKFTPQQAIDAFKKEMTDAKVDFKFINYPGAVHSFTNPDATELGKKFNLPMMAYNEKADKESWADLTKFFAEVLQK; from the coding sequence ATGAAGAAGAACATCGTCGGATTGATCGCCACTATTATTATAGCAGCGCTTGCGGCAGGATCAGCCATTGCCGCCCCGAAGATCGAGGGGAAGGCTGTGGAGTACACGGCTGGCGGCGTGACCATGAAGGGGTATCTCGCCTATGATGCGAACAGGCAGGGCAAGCGGCCGGGAGTCCTGGTAGTGCACGAGTGGTGGGGACACAATGAATATGCGCGCATGCGGGCGCGGATGCTTGCCGAGATGGGCTACTCCGCCCTTGCGGTCGACATGTACGGCGACGGCAAGCAGGCAATGCATCCCGATGAGGCGGGCAAGTTCTCGTCAGAGGTCATGCACCATTTTCTCGACACGGGAAAGGCGCGGTTTGAAGCTGCCATGGACTTCTTGAAGAAGCAGCCCACCGTGGATCCTGACCGGATGGCGGCGATCGGCTACTGCTTCGGCGGCGGTGTTGTCCTGAACATGGCGCGTCAGGGCGCAGATCTTAAAGCCGTGGCCAGTTTCCACGGCAGCCTGGCCGCTGTCAAGCCGGCTGCGGCAGGTGTGGTAAAGGCCAAGATCCGGGTCTACAACGGCGCAGACGACAAGTTCACTCCCCAACAGGCGATCGACGCCTTCAAGAAGGAAATGACCGACGCTAAAGTGGACTTCAAGTTCATTAATTATCCCGGCGCGGTCCACAGCTTCACAAACCCTGATGCGACCGAGCTGGGGAAAAAGTTCAATCTTCCCATGATGGCATACAATGAAAAGGCCGACAAGGAGTCCTGGGCGGATCTGACGAAGTTCTTCGCAGAGGTCTTACAGAAATAA
- a CDS encoding DNA alkylation repair protein encodes MAIEKIQKRLRQFASREKAKVLRGFFKTGPGEYGEGDLFLGVAVPDIRKVAKEFCNTPLNDVLKLLSSQHHEERLLALLMLTQVFDEGDESLKRKIFGLYLGNTRFINNWDLVDISAPNIVGAWLVGRSRKPLHSLANSRDLWKRRISILSTLAFIRQNDFNDALMISRILLTDKHDLIHKAVGWMLREIGKRDRRVEEEFLMRHYRHMPRTMLRYAIERFPERLRKSYLNGVR; translated from the coding sequence ATGGCAATCGAGAAAATCCAGAAGAGATTGCGTCAATTTGCGAGCAGGGAAAAGGCAAAGGTTCTCCGGGGGTTCTTCAAGACCGGTCCCGGCGAGTACGGAGAAGGAGACCTCTTTCTCGGCGTCGCAGTCCCGGACATCCGAAAGGTGGCAAAGGAATTTTGCAACACACCGCTCAATGATGTGCTGAAGCTGCTTTCATCGCAGCATCATGAAGAACGTCTGCTCGCGCTCCTCATGCTCACGCAGGTTTTTGACGAGGGCGACGAGTCCTTGAAGAGGAAGATATTCGGCCTCTATCTCGGGAACACCCGCTTTATCAATAACTGGGATCTCGTTGATATATCGGCGCCGAACATCGTCGGAGCCTGGCTTGTAGGCAGGAGCAGAAAGCCGCTCCACAGTCTGGCGAATTCACGCGACCTCTGGAAGCGGCGCATTTCGATTCTCTCAACGCTCGCATTTATCCGTCAGAACGATTTCAACGACGCGCTCATGATCTCGCGGATATTGCTCACCGACAAGCACGATCTGATCCACAAGGCTGTTGGCTGGATGCTCCGGGAGATCGGCAAACGTGATCGCCGCGTTGAAGAGGAATTTCTCATGCGCCACTACCGGCACATGCCGAGGACCATGCTGAGGTACGCTATCGAACGGTTCCCCGAACGGCTGAGGAAAAGCTACTTGAATGGCGTGCGGTAG
- a CDS encoding tetratricopeptide repeat protein — protein sequence MMRKTLVLVVICLLLSAITAVASAEEELFDTKAAAVHLEKGLAQLRAKNLDAAIEELEESVSIDPDAEAYYYLGYAYYLKGRSGDAASRKKSIDNFDKAYELDPNFSPNRHKPAEIPGSRVEQKASDSPTPEKNMSGTAQPPEGKKATQAGQ from the coding sequence ATGATGAGAAAAACCTTGGTCTTGGTCGTAATCTGCCTGCTTCTTTCGGCAATCACTGCAGTTGCAAGCGCTGAAGAGGAGCTCTTCGATACTAAGGCCGCGGCCGTTCACCTCGAGAAGGGCCTCGCTCAACTCAGGGCTAAAAACCTCGATGCCGCCATCGAAGAACTCGAGGAATCCGTATCGATCGATCCCGATGCAGAGGCTTATTATTATCTCGGGTATGCTTACTACCTGAAGGGTCGCTCCGGAGACGCAGCGAGCAGAAAGAAGTCTATCGATAATTTTGACAAGGCCTATGAGCTTGACCCCAACTTCTCGCCGAATCGACACAAGCCCGCGGAGATCCCCGGGTCTCGGGTTGAGCAGAAGGCGTCCGATTCCCCGACTCCCGAAAAGAACATGAGCGGGACAGCGCAACCTCCAGAGGGGAAGAAAGCCACGCAAGCAGGCCAATAA
- a CDS encoding rhodanese-like domain-containing protein → MFFNSYKCQNIGPGELHDMVQRGKDFLLLDVRTPREYTGDAIENSTLIPLQELEHRVRELPRDKEIVVYCRVGNRSAYACSFLARLGYRVKNLEGGIMLWNRAGLASMSRV, encoded by the coding sequence ATGTTCTTTAACTCATATAAATGCCAAAATATCGGACCTGGAGAACTTCATGATATGGTTCAAAGGGGGAAGGATTTTCTCCTGCTCGACGTGCGAACGCCCCGGGAGTACACAGGAGATGCTATAGAAAATTCCACCCTGATCCCCCTCCAGGAGTTGGAACATCGTGTACGGGAATTACCTCGGGACAAGGAGATCGTGGTGTATTGCCGGGTTGGCAACCGGAGCGCCTATGCCTGTTCATTCCTTGCCCGGCTGGGATATCGAGTAAAAAATCTTGAAGGCGGGATCATGCTATGGAACAGAGCTGGACTTGCATCAATGTCGAGGGTTTGA
- a CDS encoding enoyl-CoA hydratase-related protein, whose translation MVITTALVLLLMLLTLVVASFSYAAERDCRHRRAKELLFTGRTVDADEALRIGLVNKVVPPDQLDAEAYRLALRIGGNSLSSLRAVKMLMNFGLNEGYAVGLKEEVTAFSEAFNPDTNQWERL comes from the coding sequence TTGGTCATCACAACGGCCCTGGTGCTCCTGCTGATGCTGTTGACTCTTGTCGTGGCGTCCTTCAGTTATGCCGCCGAGCGAGACTGTAGACATCGGCGGGCCAAGGAGCTGCTCTTCACGGGCCGGACCGTGGACGCGGATGAGGCGCTCCGGATAGGGCTCGTCAACAAGGTAGTTCCGCCGGACCAGCTCGACGCGGAAGCGTACCGGCTTGCGCTCAGGATCGGCGGCAACAGCCTGAGTTCGCTCCGCGCCGTCAAGATGCTGATGAACTTCGGGCTGAACGAGGGGTATGCGGTGGGCCTGAAGGAAGAAGTTACGGCGTTCAGCGAAGCGTTTAACCCGGATACGAACCAGTGGGAACGGCTCTAG
- a CDS encoding CBS domain-containing protein, producing MREKIHVGPDTTAREVAMKIISSGLAAMPVVDNNREILGVVSENAILDAIREERDLEQIAASTIMVPAPIITDADTPTKELINLLLKSCCSVVTVVKDNKYVGVVSRHMLMDIFTSPHYTRFAAKDRKAPFACK from the coding sequence ATGCGGGAAAAAATTCATGTGGGGCCAGACACAACAGCGCGGGAGGTGGCGATGAAGATCATTTCATCGGGACTTGCCGCAATGCCGGTCGTGGACAACAACCGGGAAATCCTGGGAGTTGTGTCGGAGAACGCGATTCTGGACGCGATACGTGAGGAGCGGGACCTGGAGCAGATCGCGGCGTCGACGATTATGGTACCTGCACCGATCATCACCGATGCGGACACCCCGACGAAGGAGCTCATCAATCTGCTCCTGAAGAGCTGCTGCTCCGTGGTCACGGTGGTGAAGGACAATAAATATGTGGGCGTGGTGAGCAGGCACATGCTCATGGACATCTTTACGTCGCCCCACTATACGCGGTTCGCGGCCAAGGACCGGAAGGCCCCGTTCGCCTGCAAATAG
- a CDS encoding DUF2892 domain-containing protein: MYIADTKTWYLERLIRLVAGILVLGSVILGFSASSKWFYFSGFVGFMLTIFALTGFCPMSIILHAFGARERCDG; this comes from the coding sequence ATGTACATCGCAGACACCAAGACATGGTACCTGGAAAGGCTGATCCGGCTTGTCGCCGGCATCCTCGTGCTCGGGAGCGTGATCCTCGGCTTCTCCGCGAGCAGCAAGTGGTTCTATTTTTCGGGCTTTGTGGGCTTTATGCTCACGATTTTTGCCTTGACAGGGTTCTGCCCGATGAGTATTATACTCCACGCTTTTGGGGCGCGGGAGCGCTGCGACGGCTAG
- a CDS encoding zinc ribbon domain-containing protein yields MPFYEYTCEQCGKDFVLLQSVTAKAEDTVCPYCSEKKAQKRVSKFASPGSGHSSCGTGGHSWGGG; encoded by the coding sequence ATGCCATTCTATGAGTATACCTGTGAACAGTGCGGGAAGGATTTCGTGCTCCTCCAGTCGGTGACGGCGAAGGCCGAGGATACGGTGTGCCCCTACTGCAGCGAGAAAAAGGCACAGAAGAGGGTCTCCAAGTTCGCGTCGCCCGGTAGCGGGCATTCCAGCTGCGGCACCGGCGGCCATTCCTGGGGCGGCGGTTGA
- a CDS encoding lipid A biosynthesis acyltransferase translates to MGSVSLKTFLNPRYWYAWPVLALMVLLAWTPRRILRFLGSGLGTVISWIPSSNRRYAERNLELCFPEKSPAERRRLMKQHFRLSGFATLSLGVAWFAPPWRLKRFIAVRDRHYLEDAVGRGNVIMLAPHFIGLDMGGARLASERSRKYVSMYRKARDPLLEYLFQRRARFGSVIIERNAGLKPIIRCLREGRPFYYLPDQDMGDRASVFVPFFGIPAATVTALSRIALATNAVVVPFITRILPNACGYEVRFYPPLENFPTDDPVADATRMNQAIEQWVREMPEQYMWSYRRFKTRPNNEPSLYSK, encoded by the coding sequence ATGGGTTCCGTTTCTCTCAAGACCTTTCTGAATCCCCGTTACTGGTACGCCTGGCCGGTGCTGGCGCTCATGGTCCTGCTCGCCTGGACGCCGCGGCGCATACTGCGGTTCCTGGGCAGCGGCCTGGGCACGGTCATCTCATGGATCCCATCGTCCAACCGCCGCTATGCCGAGCGGAACCTCGAATTGTGCTTCCCGGAGAAGAGCCCGGCTGAACGCCGGAGGCTGATGAAGCAGCATTTCCGCCTGAGCGGGTTCGCCACGCTCAGTCTCGGCGTGGCCTGGTTTGCCCCGCCGTGGAGGCTCAAGCGGTTCATCGCGGTCCGCGACCGTCACTACCTCGAGGATGCTGTGGGCCGCGGGAACGTTATCATGCTCGCCCCGCATTTTATCGGGCTTGATATGGGCGGCGCGCGTCTCGCGTCAGAACGCTCCCGGAAGTACGTCAGCATGTACCGCAAAGCGAGGGACCCGCTCCTGGAATACCTGTTCCAGCGGCGAGCTCGGTTCGGGTCCGTCATCATCGAACGGAACGCTGGCCTGAAGCCGATCATCCGGTGTCTCCGTGAGGGAAGGCCATTTTACTATCTGCCCGACCAGGACATGGGAGATCGCGCCAGTGTCTTCGTCCCGTTCTTCGGCATCCCTGCGGCGACCGTCACGGCGCTAAGCCGCATTGCCCTGGCCACGAATGCCGTGGTTGTGCCCTTTATCACGCGCATCCTCCCGAACGCCTGCGGCTACGAGGTACGGTTCTACCCTCCCCTCGAAAACTTCCCGACCGACGATCCCGTGGCCGATGCCACCCGCATGAACCAGGCCATCGAACAGTGGGTTCGCGAGATGCCCGAGCAGTACATGTGGTCCTACCGGCGCTTCAAGACCCGACCCAACAACGAACCCTCGCTCTATAGCAAATAG
- a CDS encoding lipoate--protein ligase family protein: protein MSTWKLLDTGANTGAYNMAVDEELLARAQAGDAMPVLRFYTWDPPAVSIGRFQDRKSAVNAEACRHHGFEVVRRITGGRAVLHRRELTYSIVARSDQPLFPPSVLGTYRVIAAGLVAGLRTLGLSAEAVSREGRHASLVRKQAKGPACFSSPSWYEIVVHDRKIVGSAQRRVSGAFLQHGSILLDYDPGLEAEVIPGECAGDGVTCVKRELGREVSTEELKKGVLQGLTAALGIVILS from the coding sequence ATGTCCACGTGGAAACTGCTCGATACGGGCGCAAATACCGGCGCCTACAACATGGCCGTCGACGAGGAGCTGCTGGCCCGTGCGCAGGCGGGCGACGCAATGCCGGTGCTTCGGTTCTACACGTGGGATCCGCCGGCGGTATCGATCGGCAGGTTCCAGGACAGGAAGTCGGCCGTGAATGCCGAGGCATGCAGGCATCACGGGTTCGAAGTCGTGCGACGCATCACGGGCGGCAGGGCGGTGCTGCACCGTCGGGAACTGACCTACAGCATCGTCGCCCGTTCGGATCAACCGCTCTTCCCGCCGAGCGTGCTGGGGACCTACCGGGTCATTGCCGCCGGGCTCGTTGCCGGGCTCCGGACCTTGGGGCTTTCCGCCGAGGCGGTCTCCCGGGAGGGCAGGCACGCTTCTCTCGTAAGGAAGCAAGCGAAGGGCCCCGCCTGTTTTTCCTCTCCTTCGTGGTATGAGATCGTCGTGCATGACCGAAAGATCGTCGGCAGCGCCCAGCGAAGGGTGAGCGGCGCATTCCTCCAGCACGGCTCGATCCTCCTGGACTACGATCCGGGTCTGGAAGCGGAGGTCATCCCCGGGGAGTGCGCGGGAGACGGAGTGACCTGCGTCAAGCGGGAACTCGGCCGGGAGGTCTCGACGGAGGAACTGAAAAAAGGCGTGCTGCAGGGACTCACCGCCGCGCTCGGGATTGTCATTTTATCGTGA
- a CDS encoding flavin reductase family protein, with product MAFREMGPELIPDNPFKLIGRDWMLITAGSPEKFNSMTASWGGLGVLWERKAAFCFIRPTRYTYEFVEASPLFTLCFFPEKHRKALSFCGSHSGRDRNKILESGLRPVKEAGVVYFQEARLVLVCRKIYSQDIDPGLFLDPSIQDMYPQKDYHRMYVGEIVKCLVGE from the coding sequence ATGGCGTTCAGGGAAATGGGACCGGAGCTGATCCCGGACAACCCGTTTAAGCTGATCGGCAGGGACTGGATGCTGATCACGGCAGGATCACCGGAGAAGTTCAATTCTATGACCGCGAGCTGGGGCGGGTTGGGTGTGCTCTGGGAGCGGAAGGCGGCGTTCTGCTTCATCCGGCCCACCCGGTATACGTACGAGTTCGTCGAAGCCTCGCCACTCTTCACCCTGTGCTTCTTCCCGGAAAAACACCGCAAGGCCCTCAGCTTCTGCGGCAGCCATTCGGGAAGGGACCGGAACAAGATCCTGGAATCCGGCCTCAGGCCGGTCAAGGAAGCGGGAGTGGTCTATTTCCAGGAGGCACGGCTCGTCCTTGTCTGCAGGAAGATCTATTCCCAGGACATCGACCCAGGCCTGTTTCTCGATCCCTCCATTCAGGACATGTATCCGCAGAAGGACTATCACCGGATGTACGTCGGCGAGATCGTGAAGTGCCTGGTGGGCGAATAG
- a CDS encoding cupin, with the protein MATHITSPAVIRAVGNKPKIIEEYIGRVNSKTGALSIARMKSPAGWVEPGQTPEFDEYTVVLSGMLRVATQSDRFDVRAGQAIITHRGEWVQYSTPGPDGAEYVSVCLPAFGAETVHRDDEDQR; encoded by the coding sequence ATGGCTACGCACATCACCTCTCCGGCCGTTATCCGGGCCGTGGGAAACAAACCGAAGATCATCGAGGAATACATCGGCCGGGTGAACTCCAAGACCGGTGCGCTCAGCATCGCCCGGATGAAAAGTCCGGCAGGGTGGGTCGAGCCGGGGCAGACACCCGAATTTGATGAGTACACGGTCGTTCTTTCCGGCATGCTGCGCGTGGCGACGCAAAGCGACAGATTCGATGTCCGTGCCGGCCAGGCGATCATCACGCACAGGGGCGAATGGGTGCAGTACAGCACGCCCGGCCCGGACGGGGCGGAGTATGTTTCCGTATGCCTGCCCGCCTTTGGCGCGGAGACGGTGCATCGTGACGATGAGGACCAGCGCTGA